From the Anoplopoma fimbria isolate UVic2021 breed Golden Eagle Sablefish chromosome 14, Afim_UVic_2022, whole genome shotgun sequence genome, one window contains:
- the LOC129102314 gene encoding proteinase-activated receptor 2-like: protein MADRTRCFQPLLLLCLLHTCASEQDGRGLTGTETNDGVWVSSIAKQVLSSPLTTVFLPIVYIVVFVVGLPANALAIWVFLFRTKKKHPSSIYMANLALADLLFVIWVPLKIAYHLNGNDWIYGDGLCKVLVAFFYGNMYCSIAFIACISVQRYWAVVYPLSHHQKANSVAIGVSVAIWVTVWLITIPLYLYDQEVRVSNMGILTCHDVTKPSQKKMAAGYFLTMGTLGFVAPTVVCIISYVLMLKALRNSMADPAIAKRRRKAVVLIVTVLVMFLVCFVPSNIMLLVHYILLLGGAENNLYGFYVSTLCLASLNSCLDPFVYYFISEDFREHVKNTFLCRSERTVERMRVSFSALKYSKKSNKYTSESGNTQSTEC from the exons ATGGCCGACAGGACGCGATGCTTTCAGCCgctcctgctgctgtgtttgctgcACACCTGCGCGTCAGAGCAAG ATGGACGAGGCCTCACCGGTACGGAGACCAACGATGGGGTTTGGGTCAGCTCCATCGCCAAACAAGTCCTGAGCAGCCCCCTCACCACCGTCTTCCTCCCCATCGTCTACATCGTCGTCTTCGTCGTGGGGCTTCCCGCCAACGCCCTCGCCATCTGGGTCTTCCTCTTCCGGACCAAGAAGAAGCACCCGTCCTCCATCTACATGGCCAACCTCGCCCTGGCCGACCTGCTCTTCGTCATCTGGGTGCCCTTGAAGATCGCGTACCACTTGAACGGCAACGACTGGATCTACGGTGACGGACTCTGCAAGGTGCTGGTGGCGTTCTTCTACGGCAACATGTACTGCTCCATCGCCTTCATCGCCTGCATCAGCGTGCAGCGGTACTGGGCTGTGGTCTACCCGCTGTCCCACCACCAGAAGGCCAACTCTGTGGCCATCGGCGTCTCCGTCGCCATCTGGGTGACGGTCTGGCTTATCACGATCCCGCTCTACCTCTACGACCAAGAGGTCCGCGTGAGCAACATGGGAATCCTCACCTGCCACGACGTCACCAAACCCAGCCAGAAGAAAATGGCGGCGGGCTACTTCCTGACGATGGGGACTCTCGGTTTTGTCGCCCCCACCGTCGTCTGCATCATCTCCTACGTCCTCATGCTCAAGGCCCTCAGAAACAGCATGGCGGACCCAGCCATCGCCAAGAGGCGTCGGAAGGCCGTGGTCCTGATCGTCACGGTGCTGGTGATGTTCCTGGTGTGCTTCGTCCCGAGCAACATCATGCTGCTGGTGCACTACATCCTCCTTCTGGGCGGGGCGGAAAACAACCTGTACGGGTTCTACGTGTCCACGCTGTGCCTGGCGAGTCTCAACAGCTGCCTGGACCCGTTTGTGTACTACTTCATCTCGGAGGACTTCAGGGAGCACGTGAAGAACACGTTCCTCTGCAGGAGCGAGCGGACGGTGGAGAGGATGAGGGTCTCCTTCAGCGCACTAAAGTACTCCAAGAAGAGCAACAAGTACACGTCGGAGTCGGGGAACACGCAGAGCACCGAGTGCTGA
- the f2rl1.2 gene encoding coagulation factor II (thrombin) receptor-like 1, tandem duplicate 2 — translation MDLCRCSWLLLIFCCFSAANPANFKGKGRGFIGFNDPSNSNQVIVDQKTSDTLKSSLTTVFLPIVYIIVFVVGLPVNGMAIWVFLFRTKKKHPSSIYMANLALADLLFVIWTPLKISYHLNGNNWIYGEPLCKVVVSFFYGNMYCSVLFIACLSVQRYWVVAHPLSQQRKNNKVAVGVCVAIWAFVWLTSTPLYLYDHTAKLKDPNITTCHDVNVIQDALDPFPSVKLPYFYFIFMGLVVFLVPCVVIVVAYVLLLRALGNAMGESSAAKNRQKAVVLIVTVLVTFLVCFIPSNIMLVVHYSLLKDGVVNNGYSFYISTLCLASLNSCLDPFIYYYVSEDFRNHVKNTLLCRSSRTVERMRVSFSSMKYSKKSNKYVSDSGNTQSSSC, via the exons atggaTTTATGTCGGTGTTCGTGGCTACTCTtgattttctgctgcttttctgcCGCAAATCCAGCAAATTTCAAAG GTAAAGGACGTGGGTTCATCGGCTTCAATGACCCTTCAAACTCCAATCAAGTCATTGTGGACCAGAAGACATCGGACACGCTGAAGAGCAGTCTCACCACCGTCTTCCTCCCCATCGTCTACATCATCGTGTTTGTCGTGGGGCTTCCCGTCAACGGCATGGCCATCTGGGTCTTCCTCTTCCGTACCAAGAAGAAGCACCCGTCCTCCATCTACATGGCCAACCTCGCCCTGGCCGACCTGCTCTTTGTCATCTGGACGCCGCTGAAGATCTCCTACCACCTCAACGGCAACAACTGGATCTACGGAGAGCCGCTGTGCAAAGTTGTGGTGAGCTTCTTCTACGGGAACATGTACTGCTCCGTCCTCTTCATCGCCTGCCTCAGCGTGCAGCGCTACTGGGTGGTGGCTCACCCTCTGTCGCAGCAGAGGAAGAACAACAAGGTGGCCGTCGGCGTCTGCGTGGCCATCTGGGCCTTCGTCTGGCTCACCAGCACGCCGCTGTACCTGTACGACCACACCGCCAAGCTCAAAGACCCCAACATCACCACCTGCCACGACGTCAACGTCATACAGGACGCCCTCGACCCGTTCCCGTCCGTGAAGCTCCCGTACTTCTACTTCATCTTCATGGGTTTGGTGGTGTTCCTCGTCCCGTGCGTGGTCATCGTCGTGGCCTACGTCCTGCTGCTCCGCGCTCTGGGGAACGCCATGGGGGAAAGCTCGGCGGCCAAGAACCGCCAGAAGGCCGTGGTGTTGATCGTCACGGTCCTGGTGACGTTCCTCGTGTGCTTCATCCCCAGCAACATCATGCTGGTGGTGCACTACTCGCTGCTGAAGGACGGCGTGGTGAACAACGGCTACAGCTTCTACATCTCCACGCTGTGCCTGGCGAGCCTCAACAGCTGCCTGGACCCGTTCATCTACTACTACGTGTCCGAGGACTTCAGGAACCACGTGAAGAACACGCTGCtgtgcaggagcagcaggacgGTGGAGAGGATGAGGGTCTCCTTCAGCTCCATGAAGTACTCCAAGAAGAGCAACAAGTACGTGTCGGACAGCGGGAACACGCAGAGCAGCTCCTGTTAG
- the ch25hl2 gene encoding cholesterol 25-hydroxylase-like protein 2, with amino-acid sequence MSTGRSLRTSSCMLGEDNVTGVQSQGLVLQPAWDYLHRNHHDLLRSPLFPVVLSVTSYFLLVGLYTLLDLLAPTWPCINRHRLHPDRPVTWPNIWTTLGVTVYNHLLYIFPAAVAQWLWRPPTPLPCEAPTLWSFFLGILGCTVVFDFQYYLWHLLHHRVPWLYRTFHAVHHQYNQSFSLVTQHLSGWELFSVGFWATVDPVLLRCHCLTTWAFMVFNIYISTEDHCGYDFPWAMHNLVPFGLWGGAPKHDAHHQRPSTNFAPFFSHWDWMGGTHSEPTPTDHAAKEEPSETKGRND; translated from the coding sequence ATGAGCACAGGCAGGTCACTCAGAACTTCATCCTGTATGTTGGGTGAGGACAACGTGACGGGGGTCCAGTCCCAGGGCCTGGTCCTGCAGCCCGCCTGGGACTACCTCCACCGGAACCACCACGACCTCCTGAGGAGCCCTCTGTTCCCCGTGGTCCTCTCCGTCACCTCCTACTTCCTCCTGGTGGGTCTTTACACCCTCCTCGACCTGCTGGCGCCCACCTGGCCCTGCATCAACCGCCACCGGCTCCACCCAGACCGACCCGTCACCTGGCCTAACATCTGGACCACCCTGGGCGTCACTGTCTACAACCACCTGCTGTACATCTTCCCCGCCGCCGTCGCCCAGTGGCTGTGGAGGCCGCCCACCCCGCTGCCCTGCGAGGCGCCCACTCTCTGGAGCTTCTTCCTGGGCATcctgggctgcacggtggtctTCGACTTCCAGTACTACCTGTGGCACCTGCTGCACCACCGGGTCCCGTGGTTGTACCGCACGTTCCACGCCGTGCACcaccagtacaaccagtcctTCAGCCTCGTCACCCAGCACCTGTCCGGGTGGGAGTTGTTCAGCGTGGGGTTCTGGGCCACAGTGGACCCGGTCCTGCTCCGGTGCCACTGCCTCACAACGTGGGCCTTCATGGTCTTCAACATCTACATTTCCACAGAGGACCACTGCGGCTACGACTTCCCGTGGGCCATGCATAACCTGGTGCCCTTCGGCCTGTGGGGCGGTGCACCAAAGCACGACGCCCACCACCAGCGGCCCAGCACCAACTTCGCCCCGTTCTTCTCCCACTGGGACTGGATGGGGGGCACCCACTCTGAGCCGACTCCCACCGACCACGCTGCAAAGGAGGAACCGTCCGAGACCAAAGGGAGAAACGACTAA
- the s100z gene encoding protein S100-Z, whose amino-acid sequence MPSQLEGAMDALIKVFYNYSGNDGDKYKLNKGEMKELLNSELTDFLTSQKDPMLVEKIMNDLDSNKDNEVDFNEFVVLVAALTVACNDFFQEQQKKSK is encoded by the exons ATGCCGAGCCAGCTCGAAGGTGCAATGGATGCGCTGATAAAGGTTTTCTACAACTACTCCGGAAACGATGGAGACAAATACAAGCTCAACAAGGGCGAGATGAAGGAGCTCCTCAACAGTGAGCTCACCGACTTCCTCACG TCTCAGAAGGATCCAATGCTGGTGGAGAAAATCATGAACGACCTGGACTCTAACAAAGACAACGAGGTGGACTTCAATGAGTTCGTTGTGTTGGTGGCCGCCCTCACTGTGGCCTGCAACGACTTCTTCCAAGAGCAGCAGAAGAAATCCAAGTAG
- the crhbp gene encoding corticotropin-releasing factor-binding protein — MRVMERTFREQLFFLVLCLSVLKGDSRYIENNEISKDELFSFFNSELKRDTPEELMYRRPLRCLDMVAVEGQFTFTAERPQLSCAAFFMAEPNELISVDYDNVDIDCSGGDFITVFDGWVMKGEKFPSSQDHPLPLYERYVDYCDSGSLRRSVRSSQNVAMVFFRIHNAGSSFTLTVRKHINPFPCNVISQSPEGSYTMVNPQQHRNCSFSIIYPVEIDVSEFSLGHYNKYPKRSMPGCAESGDFVQLLGGSGIDTSKLLPITDLCISFTGPTHMKIGCDNTVVRMVSSGKFVSRVSFSYRLLDSQELQTIKLNNVEDFCFNN, encoded by the exons ATGCGCGTTATGGAGCGCACGTTCCGAGAGCAGCTCTTCTTCCTGGTGTTGTGTCTGTCCGTCCTCAAGGGAGACTCCAGATACATCGAG aacAACGAGATCTCCAAAGatgaattattttcatttttcaactcGGAGCTGAAGAGAGACACACCTGAGGAATTAATGTACCGCCGACCTTTAC GTTGTCTGGACATGGTGGCGGTGGAGGGTcagttcaccttcacagctgAGCGTCCTCAGCTCAGCTGTGCCGCTTTCTTCATGGCAGAACCCAACGAGCTGATCAGTGTGGATTATGACAACGTGGACATCGACTGCAGCGGAGGAGACTTCATCACG GTGTTTGACGGCTGGGTGATGAAAGGAGAGAAGTTCCCCAGCTCCCAGGATCACCCTCTGCCTCTGTACGAGCGCTACGTGGACTACTGCGACTCGGGGTCGCTGAGGAGAAGCGTTCGCTCCTCTCAGAACGTGGCCATGGTCTTCTTCCGCATCCACAACGCCGGCAGCAGCTTCACCCTAACCGTCAGGAAACACATCAATCCTTTcc CTTGTAATGTCATCTCCCAGTCACCAGAGGGCAGTTACACAATGGTGAACCCGCAGCAGCACAGGAACTGCAGCTTCTCCATCATCTATCCGGTGGAGATCGACGTCTCCGAGTTCAGCCTGGGACACTACAACAAATATCCCAAG AGGTCCATGCCCGGCTGTGCAGAATCAGGGGATTTTGTGCAGCTGCTGGGAGGAAGCGGCATCGACACGTCGAAGCTGCTGCCCATCACCGACCTCTGCATCTCCTTCACCGGACCCA CCCACATGAAGATCGGCTGCGATAACACCGTGGTGAGGATGGTGTCCAGCGGGAAGTTCGTGAGCCGAGTGTCGTTCAGCTACAGACTACTGGACAGCCAGGAGCTGCAGACCATCAAACTGAACAATGTGGAGGATTTCTGTTTCAATAACTGA